ggtaggAGCTGACCTGTGGGTGTGTTTGGCGTGGGAGGGGGCTGGTAGGAGCTCACCTgcgggtgggctggggggggggggctggtaggAGCTCACCTgtgggtgggctggggggggggggactggtaGGAGCTCACCTgtgggtgggctggggggggctggtaGGAGCTCACCTgtgggtgggctggggggggggcgggtaggAGCTCACCTgcgggtgggctggggggggctggtaGGAGCTCACCTGCAGGTGGGCTGGTGGGGGGCTGGTAGGATGCCAGCATGTGGCGGGTGGCGTCCAGGGTTCCGTCGTTGGGCTCGGGCTGGATGCCCAGCAGGTGGCACATGAGTGGGTACACGTTGACCGTCTCAAAGGGCCCCACCTCCAGGTTCCGGCGGAAGGACGGCCCCACGGCCCGAAAGAAGGGCTTCATGTCCATGTCCTCGTTGTCGAACCCGTGCTCGCCCTTGTTGAACTGCAGGGTGGCAAACTGCGGGACAAAAATGCACCAATGAGAGCTCAGAGCTCAGCGCCCTGAATGTGCCCGCTCCACGCCAGCTTTGCCACATGCTCTCATCTACACCACACATGGCACAACCTGGCCACACATGGCACAACCTGGCCAGCCCACATTCATTATACAACTGAAACAGATCTCCAATTAACTTGAACTTTGTCATAAACACCTTTAACATATTTTGTAAGAAAAGAATAGTTAAACAAatctgtgaaaaacaaaaaaaaaattatctagAATTGCATAGTTTATCCCAAGTCCCCTTAAGGGACAAAAACCCTTTAATGTGTGAGATCACAGATATGGGATTAGAAtggtcttaactgaacattctaatgctgatgtcacaatcactgctggtgactgaaagcagtggagttctagaacactgatgtagatttttgaaaaagcattttttttttttaaacttattgaAAGGGTCAAGTGTCTGTGGGTGGTCAGTGCTGGTAACTGGGGTTACTTCTactggccagcagagggcgcaagtaactaaagaaaaactaaatataCACTCACTGCACACGTAATTATGACTTTGAATGATATCCTGTTCTTACGACGAGATTTTAATTCATTCGGTAGTTTACTCAGATGGATTCacaccatatatatatttgcttatTACAAATGAGTAATGTGTAAAGATTGTTCAGAAATCACAGTATGAGTTCAACATACAGTAAGTCTTTCTGATTTGTTTTGAATGAACGCACCTGGTcattaaaatagtaaaatggTGATGACCGTTATAGGCAACACCTTGTTGTAAACACATTTGTGGTTCCAGTGGACGCTGTAGATTCCAGAAACTGTTCTGCGTAAAAAGCAGATTTCCTGAGCCTGGCAGAGGCTGCTGATGGATGACTTTGTGAGAGAAAGCCCCAAGCTCCTCTCAGACTCATTAGACCTCTTATAATCTGAGACTCGGGGTACAGCTGGAGAATTAGCATTAGCGCTTTAGAAATATGCAGTGCAAAAATGCATACTGGCCAGTCTGGGAAGGCTCTTAGCCAAGTCCGGCACTGACTCACATCAACACGGCCAGTTGGTGTGCTGTAGTTGTGCAACTTTTCTTTAATTGCTTTTCTTTGTATCACTCACATTGATAACAGGGGTAATAAGTAGATAAGAGGTTCAGGACCATTTTTATAATGCAGGACAAGTCTCTTATATTGGATTTGTCAGCCAGTGCTGATTTAGACAGTATTTGTGATACCCATTTGTGTGTTTAGACAGCATTTGTGATACCCCCTTGTGTGTTTAGACAGTATTTGTGATACCCCCTTGTGTGTTTAGACAGTATTTGTGATACCCCCTTGTGTGTTTAGACAGTATTTGTGATACCCCCTTGTGTGTTTAGACAGTATTTGTGATACCCCCTTGTGTGTTTAGACAGTATTTGTGATACCCCCTTGTGTGTTTGGACAGCATTTGTGCTACCCCCTTGTGTGTTTAGACAGTATTTGTGCTACCCCCTTGTGTGTTTAGACAGTATTTGTGATACCCCCTTATGTGTTTAGACAGTATTTGTGATACCCCCTTGTGTGTTTAGACAGTATTTGTGATACCCCCTTGTGTGTTTAGACAGTATTTGTGATACCCCCTTGTGTGTTTAGACAGTATTTGTGATACCcccttgtgtgtttttagccGGACGGCCTGTAGCTGTAGTGGGACGTTGTCACGCACCCCGTTGATGACGTATCCGGGGTCGGcgatgaggaggaggggcaggatgCGGGCGTTTTTGGCGTAGTGGAGGCGGCTGGGCATGTCCTCCCGCTTGTAGACGTGCAGGTGGGGGTGCCCCCCCTGCAGGGCGCTGTACACCTTCTCCAGCCGGCCCTCCTTGGGCAGCAGCATGCCCACGGGCCCGAAGTCCACCAGGTGGAAGGACAGGTCCTGGAAGGAGAAGCCGGGGATGCGGGACAGGATGATCTCCTGCACCAGGCCGTCTCGCAGCACGGCCCGCATGCCGTGGTCGGCGGTGATGATGACGTCCAGGCGCTCGGCCAGGCCGTGGCGGCGGGCGGCGTCGCGGATGTAGCCCACGGTGCGGTCCACCTGGCGCACCATGGCGCGCCGCTGTGGCGAGTCGGGCCCGTGCCGGTGCCCCGTGGCGTCCGGCTCCCCGAAGTACATGGACACGAAGTCCAGGTCCCGCCCGCCGAACCACGCCCCCATCACCTTGTCCACGTTCTCCCGCCAGGCCGTCTCGTTGGCGTAGTTGTAGAACCGCGGCTCCACCTCGGCCACCAGCGCCCGCTCGCCCTCGTAGCTGGAGGCGGTGCCGGGGAAGTGCAGGGAGCCGGCCTTcagaccctggggggggggaggcgaggggggcgagggggggcggtAGTGAAAGATGCACCAAATCTGCTGCTGCAGTATGATGAAATACTACCTTATCTCTCCCTGACAGCTTTTACCCTATCTGTGCCCAGGCTGGATAACAGCATATATTACCTGTCTCTGAGCTGAATGACAGTGTGTATTACCTGTCTCTGAGCTGAGTGACAGCGTGTATTACCTATCTCTGAGCTGAGTGACACAGTGTATTACCTGTCTCTGGTTTGAGTGACAGCGCGTGTTACCTGTCTCTGAGCTGAGTGACAGAGTGTATTACCTGTCTGGTTTGAGTGACAGCGTGTGTTACCTGTCTCTGGTTTGAGTGACAGCGCGTGTTACCTGTCTCTGGTTTGAGTGACAGCGCGTGTTACCTGTCTCTGGTTTGAGTGACAGCGCGTGTTACCTGTCTCTGGTTTGAGTGACAGAGTGTATTACCTGTCTCTGGTCTGAGTGCGGGGTGTCATACTGTCTCGGTCTGAGTGGACCACAGTGTATTTCACCTTCTTCTGGTTTGAGTGGCCAGTCGCCCGACCTGTCTCTGAGCTGAGCTGCAGGAAGTGAGGTTAACCTGTCGGTTTGAGTGACAGCGTGTGTTACCTGTCTCTGGTTTGAGTACAGGCGTGTTACCTGTCTCTGGTTTGAGTGACAGCGCGTGTTACCTGTCTCTGGTTTGAGTGACAGCGCGTGTTACCTGTCTCTGGTTTGAGTGACAGAGTGTATTACCTGTCTCTGGTTTGAGTGACAGAGTGTATTACCTGTCTCTGGTTTGAGTGACACAGTGTATTACCTGTCTCTGGTTTGAGTGGCAGTGCGTGTTACCTGTCTGGTTTGAGTGACAGCGCGTGTTACCTGTCTCTGAGCAGTGATCCAGATGGGGAGGCTGCCGTTGTCCCACCACTCATTCACAAACTGGGTCATGTAGTACGGCTTCTTCTCCTGGCTGCTGGTGTTGAACCACATGTTGTGGATCACGCCGTGGTTCTCTACGTATCGCCCTTAGGAAAGAGAGCTTCAGTGAACGGGGGCAGCTATCCCTTACCCTGCCAGTGGGGGGGCGCTATCCCTTACCCTGCCAGTGGGGGGCGCTAACCCTAA
This genomic window from Anguilla rostrata isolate EN2019 chromosome 17, ASM1855537v3, whole genome shotgun sequence contains:
- the LOC135243122 gene encoding ectonucleotide pyrophosphatase/phosphodiesterase family member 7-like isoform X1, which codes for MLWIGQAMLWTGCLCLLMVSLCGGAPLKGATRSRNKLLLISFDGFRWDYDRDVDTPNLDAMARDGVKAAYVTPPFITITSPTHFTLLTGRYVENHGVIHNMWFNTSSQEKKPYYMTQFVNEWWDNGSLPIWITAQRQGLKAGSLHFPGTASSYEGERALVAEVEPRFYNYANETAWRENVDKVMGAWFGGRDLDFVSMYFGEPDATGHRHGPDSPQRRAMVRQVDRTVGYIRDAARRHGLAERLDVIITADHGMRAVLRDGLVQEIILSRIPGFSFQDLSFHLVDFGPVGMLLPKEGRLEKVYSALQGGHPHLHVYKREDMPSRLHYAKNARILPLLLIADPGYVINGFATLQFNKGEHGFDNEDMDMKPFFRAVGPSFRRNLEVGPFETVNVYPLMCHLLGIQPEPNDGTLDATRHMLASYQPPTSPPAGAGESTFLPSVVTGLLAVLGFLAIVFLATVSHSACRRRRASQSVQQKKMAFEEKEPDTKQTAM
- the LOC135243122 gene encoding ectonucleotide pyrophosphatase/phosphodiesterase family member 7-like isoform X2, whose product is MLWTGCLCLLMVSLCGGAPLKGATRSRNKLLLISFDGFRWDYDRDVDTPNLDAMARDGVKAAYVTPPFITITSPTHFTLLTGRYVENHGVIHNMWFNTSSQEKKPYYMTQFVNEWWDNGSLPIWITAQRQGLKAGSLHFPGTASSYEGERALVAEVEPRFYNYANETAWRENVDKVMGAWFGGRDLDFVSMYFGEPDATGHRHGPDSPQRRAMVRQVDRTVGYIRDAARRHGLAERLDVIITADHGMRAVLRDGLVQEIILSRIPGFSFQDLSFHLVDFGPVGMLLPKEGRLEKVYSALQGGHPHLHVYKREDMPSRLHYAKNARILPLLLIADPGYVINGFATLQFNKGEHGFDNEDMDMKPFFRAVGPSFRRNLEVGPFETVNVYPLMCHLLGIQPEPNDGTLDATRHMLASYQPPTSPPAGAGESTFLPSVVTGLLAVLGFLAIVFLATVSHSACRRRRASQSVQQKKMAFEEKEPDTKQTAM